CGACGCCGAGTGGCCGGGGTGCGGGATCGTCCGGTGCCTGACCGGAAAGGGGGGATGTCATGGTGTGTCTCCCGGGATACGAGGGGGCGTCGGCGGTGTGACCGCGTGAGCTGGTTCGCGTCCAGTATGGCGGACTTTTGCCGGGCCGTGAGCAAAAGGTGGTGGAAAACGGGCGATTAGTGTGTGGGCGCTGATCGGAAGTGCAGGCCCGTGGAAAAGGGCCGGCCGTCCGCAGGTCTCCCGTCCTGTCAGGGTTCCTGGCCCTGCAGGGTCGGCACGGGACGGCGTCGTGCCTGGCTGGGGTCCGTCCGGCGGAGGAAGGCCAGCCCGTCCTGGGCCAGACGGTCCTGGCTCGGGGCGAGCGGACGCCAGATCGACGCCGCGACGGCGATGCTCGCGTTGGCGGAGGTGAAGCTCTCGATGTTCAGCGGTCCGTCGTACCGCACGTCCTCGAGCGCGGCGAAGAGCCCCGGCCAGTCCGTCTGGTCGCCCCCTGGCGCTCCGCGGTCGTTGCCGCAGACCTGCAGGTGGACCAGGTGCGGACCGGCCGCCCGGACGGCCCCGGCGGAGGATCGTTCCTCGATGGCGAGGTGGTAGGAATCGAGCGCGAGACCCACGCCGCTGCCGAGCAGCGGCCCCAGTGCCTCGAGTGCCTGGCCCACGGTGTTCAGGAGGGACGTCTCGTACCGGTTCAGCGGTTCGATGCCGAGCTCCACCCCCGCGGCGACGGCGTGGTCGGCGACGGGCGCCAGGTTCTCCCGCAGCTCCGCGTACGCCGCGGCGCGCTCGTCGTCGTCCATCCGCCACACCCTGCCCGTGGCGGAGTAGAACGGGCCGCAGACGCTTTTGGCCCCGATCGCGTGCGCGAGGTCGATGCACTCGAGCAGGTAGCGCTGGGTCTCGCGGGTCGCGGCGGGCGAGGCCCCGACCAGGTCCCTGCCCGGGGCCATCGCGCCGACCACGGCCGGTGCGAGCCCCGTCGCGGCCAGGGCGTTCCGCACCGCTGCGGCCGTGAGGTCCCCCGCGTTCTCGAGGGGGAGTTCCACGCCGTCGAAGCCCAGGTCCGCGATGTGCCGGAGGAGGGGAGGCAGGTCCGCGTCGGTCAGCGGTGACGTCCACACCCACGTGTTGATGCCGATGGAGCGGGCTGCGCCGTCGTCCATGGTCCTGCCTCCTTCCCCGTCGGTTCCCGATCGTGCTGCGTCGTGCTGCGTCCTGCGTCGTCGTGCTTCAGGGATGCGTCACGTCGTCAGGGGATCTGGCGCTCCTGCCACACCGTCGGGTAGCCCGGCAGGTCCTCGCCGCCGAACTTGGCGTAGTGCCCGTCCGGCATGCCCTCGTTCGCGGTCAGGAACTCGCCGCGCTCGTCCTCGGTGATGGGGGACTGGGGGAGGACCCACTCGGCGGGGACCTCCTCGCCGGCGAAGATCTTTTGCAGCGCGAGCAGCGGGGTGCGCCACTGGAAGTTCGAGTACACCGGGGCCAGGCCGTCGATGCCCGTCTCGTCCCACTTGCGCAGGAAGCTCATCTCGTCCTCGCCCGTCATCACGGGGAGGTCCGCTCCGGCGTCCTCGAACGCCTCGATGGCGGCGACGGCGCCGTCACCCGCGTCCATCCACACGCCCTGCACGTCCCCGGTCGCGAGCTCGTCCGAGATGATGGACTTGATCTCCACGGGGTCGGCGCCGGTGAAGTAGTCCACCGCCTCGATCCCGTTCTCCTCGAAGATGCGTTCGGCCGCCGCCCACCGCTGCTCCAGGACGTCGACGCCGGGCAGGATGCGCAGCGCCACCACCTTGTCGCCCTCCCCGAGCCGCTCGCTCAGGAACTCGGCGGTGTCGATGCCCCAGGCGAAGCCGCCGATGGGGTGGATGAACGTGACGGCGCAGTCCGTCTGCACGCCGCGGTCGAAGACGATCACCGGCTTGCCGGTCTCGCATGCGCGCTCGACGGCGGGCGTCATGGCCGCCGTCGAGTTGGGGGAGATGATGAAGGCGTCGCAGTTGCCCTCGGCGATGAAGTAGTCGATGTCGGCGATCTGCGTGTTGTCGTCGTCCTGGGCGTCGCGTGTCTCCATCTCGGAGACGACACCGGCGTCCTGCAGCACCTTCAGCTGCTGGTTCATGGTGATCCAGCCCGTCTGGCGCCAGGGGTTGGAGATCGAGGCGTTCGAGAAGCACGCCTTCTGCGGTCCGTCGGCGGCGAAGGCCGCGGTGTCCGTCATCTCGCCGTCGATGTACTGCAGGTACGGCTTCTCCGGGTCGCCCTCGAAGGTGGCCGAGCGCTGCGCGTCCTGCTCGTCGTAGACGGCCTGGTCGAACCACTCCGTGCCGTCCTCCGTGGGCTGCGCGGCCTCGGTGGATTCCGCGCTCGCGGAGCCCTCGGCGGCCGGCGGGTTCTCGATGGATGAATCGGTGGTGCAGGCCGTCAGGGCGAGCAGCGACGTCGCTGCGATCACCGTGACCTTGCCCAGGATGCTTCCACGCATCATGTTCCTCCCTCATCTGTGCCCGGTGCGGGCGTGGGTGCTGCTATTGGACGGTGCTCGTCATGGGCCTGCTTGCTCGCGCCGCGGCGTTTGCGCTGCCAGTTCCGGGACGCTGCGGCGACGGCGACGATGATGATGACGCCCTGGACGCTGTCGCGCCAGGTCGATTCGACGCCGAGGAAGTTCAGGAGGGTGAACAGCAGTTCGAGGGCGAACGCACCCGCCGCGGCGGAGAGGACCCAGCCGCGGCCGCCGCCCAGCACCACCCCGCCCAGCACGACGGCGGTGATCGCCGTGAACTCGTAGCCCTGGCCCACGGAGGGGTGGACGCCCGCGTACCCCACGAGGATCACGCCGGCCACGGTGGCCGCGAGGGAGGACAGCATGAAGGCCCGCGTCCTGATCCACCAGACGGGGGCGCCGGTCAGGGCGGCGGCGCGCGGATTGTCGCCCACGGCCACGAGCGTGCG
This genomic interval from Arthrobacter agilis contains the following:
- a CDS encoding sugar phosphate isomerase/epimerase family protein, producing MDDGAARSIGINTWVWTSPLTDADLPPLLRHIADLGFDGVELPLENAGDLTAAAVRNALAATGLAPAVVGAMAPGRDLVGASPAATRETQRYLLECIDLAHAIGAKSVCGPFYSATGRVWRMDDDERAAAYAELRENLAPVADHAVAAGVELGIEPLNRYETSLLNTVGQALEALGPLLGSGVGLALDSYHLAIEERSSAGAVRAAGPHLVHLQVCGNDRGAPGGDQTDWPGLFAALEDVRYDGPLNIESFTSANASIAVAASIWRPLAPSQDRLAQDGLAFLRRTDPSQARRRPVPTLQGQEP
- a CDS encoding substrate-binding domain-containing protein — translated: MRGSILGKVTVIAATSLLALTACTTDSSIENPPAAEGSASAESTEAAQPTEDGTEWFDQAVYDEQDAQRSATFEGDPEKPYLQYIDGEMTDTAAFAADGPQKACFSNASISNPWRQTGWITMNQQLKVLQDAGVVSEMETRDAQDDDNTQIADIDYFIAEGNCDAFIISPNSTAAMTPAVERACETGKPVIVFDRGVQTDCAVTFIHPIGGFAWGIDTAEFLSERLGEGDKVVALRILPGVDVLEQRWAAAERIFEENGIEAVDYFTGADPVEIKSIISDELATGDVQGVWMDAGDGAVAAIEAFEDAGADLPVMTGEDEMSFLRKWDETGIDGLAPVYSNFQWRTPLLALQKIFAGEEVPAEWVLPQSPITEDERGEFLTANEGMPDGHYAKFGGEDLPGYPTVWQERQIP